A window of Leclercia adecarboxylata contains these coding sequences:
- the hisC gene encoding histidinol-phosphate transaminase — protein MNIEELARENVRALTPYQSARRLGGNGDVWLNANEFPTPVTFELTQQTLNRYPECQPKAVIENYAAYAGVQPEQVLVSRGADEGIELLIRAFCEPGQDAVLYCPPTYGMYSVSAETFNVEQRKVPSLENWQLDLQGIADNLDGVKVVFVCSPNNPTGQLINPQDIRALLEMTRGKALVVADEAYIEFCPQATLAGWLAEYPHLVILRTLSKAFALAGLRCGFTLANKEVIDLLMKVIAPYPLSTPVADIAAQALSPAGITAMRGRVAQIVSEREYLVSALKNIACVEQVFDSETNYILARFTASSAVFKSLWDQGIILRDQNKQPSLSGCLRISVGTREESQRVIDALNAEKV, from the coding sequence ATGAACATTGAAGAGTTAGCCCGCGAGAACGTCCGCGCCCTGACCCCGTATCAGTCTGCCCGCCGCCTGGGGGGCAATGGTGATGTCTGGCTAAACGCCAACGAATTTCCGACGCCTGTTACCTTTGAGCTGACCCAGCAGACGCTGAACCGCTACCCGGAGTGTCAGCCCAAAGCGGTAATCGAGAACTACGCGGCCTATGCTGGCGTGCAACCGGAGCAGGTGCTGGTGAGTCGCGGCGCGGATGAAGGTATCGAACTGCTGATCCGTGCCTTTTGCGAACCGGGTCAGGATGCCGTGCTCTACTGCCCGCCAACCTACGGGATGTACAGCGTCAGCGCCGAAACGTTCAACGTTGAGCAGCGCAAGGTGCCGTCTCTGGAGAACTGGCAGCTCGATTTGCAGGGTATCGCCGATAATCTTGACGGCGTGAAGGTCGTGTTTGTCTGCAGCCCGAATAACCCCACCGGCCAGCTGATTAATCCGCAGGACATTCGCGCCCTGCTGGAGATGACCCGCGGTAAAGCCCTGGTGGTTGCCGATGAGGCCTATATTGAGTTTTGCCCGCAGGCGACGCTGGCCGGCTGGCTGGCGGAATATCCACACCTGGTTATCCTGCGTACCCTGTCAAAAGCCTTTGCCCTCGCCGGGTTACGCTGCGGCTTTACGCTGGCAAACAAAGAGGTAATCGACCTGCTGATGAAGGTGATTGCGCCTTATCCGCTCTCGACGCCGGTGGCGGATATCGCTGCCCAGGCCCTCTCGCCAGCGGGAATTACCGCCATGCGCGGTCGCGTGGCGCAGATCGTTTCCGAGCGCGAGTATCTTGTCAGTGCGCTGAAAAACATCGCCTGCGTGGAGCAGGTATTCGATTCAGAAACCAACTATATTCTGGCGCGCTTCACCGCCTCGAGTGCAGTCTTTAAATCTTTGTGGGATCAGGGCATTATCCTTAGAGACCAGAACAAACAACCCTCTTTGAGTGGCTGCTTACGTATCTCCGTGGGCACCCGGGAAGAGAGCCAGCGCGTTATCGACGCCCTGAATGCGGAGAAAGTATGA